The Raphanus sativus cultivar WK10039 chromosome 2, ASM80110v3, whole genome shotgun sequence DNA segment AAATATGAATATAAGGATTTTAGGATAtacttttttttacaaaaattgtgATTCTTTGTTCGAAAAGAGAACATTGTATGTGCTTTATTTACTGATAGATTTATTTGTATTGGTGGATGGGTATATGCAGGTGTTAGGAGTGATGCAAGTATCGTATATTGCATGGACATGGTTAATAGAAGGACGGCCACGAGCCACCATCACGGCTCTATTCCTCTTCACTTGTCGCGGTGTTCTCGGTTACTGTACTCAGCTCCCTCTTTCAAAGGTTCACATCTACATATCTATTATCATACTAATTATTCTTTTGATAGGTACATAATTAGTGATGTTCTATCAAATTAGATGTACAATTACTGATCAATTTATTTCAGATACTAGGATGTTGTTGGCACAGATGATTCCCATGGCCATTATTCAAAAGCAGTTTTATAACCCCCAAAATTTTTGATATTCCGGACCCTCAATATAAAAGTGCTAGATTATAATATCATTGAGAGGTTCAGTTTGTACTTAGTTATTTTACCAAACAAGAGCTGTATGTTGTTGATTGTATATACTGATTTAACTAGAGGCATTTAGACTCAATATAATCATCACAAATAATAATTGTAGTTCTTAGgcatcaaataaataaaaccattttgtttcctttttttttttcatctttcaaAATAAAGTTCAATGAGTTTACTGACTGGACATAAGGGCACAACTGATTACGTAAGCCAAACACTATGGTTTTGTGTATCTCGTCTAGGTATACTAGTGATTAGTACTTGCCAAAACAATTAATTGAACTGATGTTGATTAGCTTCTCTATTgagatatataattttgtatattgttTCCAATCTTGTTTACAGGAGTATCTAGGATCAGCAATCGATTTCCCGCTAGGAAACCTCTCGTTCTTCTATTTCTTCTCGGGTCACGTGGCAGGCACGACCATCGCATCTTTGGACATGAGGAGAATGCAGAGGTTGAGACTTGCGATGGTTTTTGACATCCTCAATGTATTACAGTCGATCAGGCTGCTAGCGACGAGAGGGCACTACACGATCGACCTCGCAGGTGGAGTTGCCGCCGCGATTCTCTTTGACTCATTGGCCGGCAAGTATGAAGCTAATACAAGAAAAAGACAATTGTAGGAACCCGTTTCAGCTTGATTACCAAAAGATTCTCTTCAACATGTTAAGTTGCTGTTGATTTAAGTCTATACTGGGGTTCGGCAATTATTCTCCCCTGAGCCAGTGGTTTGGACTTCATGGTCAGACTGTATATGTTGtttatttctcatttttttattCGACTCCGCCGTTTGTGATATGATATGGGTTTTGGTTAACACTAGCTGGTTCAATTGTTTTTTCAGTTGGTTTTACTATGAAAGTTGTAACCTTTTGTAATACCAAAACTACCGAACAACGCTCTTAACATCCCAGCTCGATACATTGCTGATCCTTTGACTCGGATAGACATGTCAATTAAGGCCAGATTCCTATAAATTTCCGCGTTTAGGTTTAGGTATATTAGTCCAAATAAGGTTTTTCttactaaaactatttaaattacCGGGTTTAGGTTTTGGGCTTCAACCGTTTTGGGTTATTTGATCGGTTCacaaaacccaaaattttaCAGGGAAATGTGAGTTAAGTTTCAAAATGTAGTGCTACTGCATCTTCATTGCGTGGaatttataaacaatttttaaatatcactGGTATGAATTTTTAGTTTGAGAagtaaacataaatttatatgtattatttgaACTGGTTATATTTTTACTAAGTTTATATACCTTTTAAACATGGAAAATGAGGAACTGCCCGATTTTCACAATCATGAGgacattattcttttttgttgTCTTGAGTTTAAACTACAAAAGTGCTTTCATGCAAAAATATGAGAATGGTTGGACCATTAGCCTAACAGTAACTAAATACACACTTCTTTGGATTTCAGACTTGGAATTACGTTTTTAGCGACTTAGTGTCACCAAAAATTCGTATTTACCACATTACCGAACCTAATACCAGATGATTTGGCAACCTTCATGAGCTGATTGACTTGGAATTTACGAAAGACGTTATGGTATATTGCATTTAAATTGCTTAAGACTGAGGCACATGGGAACCAGCCTCGAATACAAAATGTCGATTCAAAGCAGGTTAGTTGTCCGAATCTTCTTCCAATCTATATCGATCATTTGTTCGTGTAGCTATACGATCACATTCTCTATTTAGTCAAATATTATCATTGCGATCATTAATTCATGCAAGTCATTACACGCTACAGCAAATTTAAAATGTAGCTCAGAGATTGAAAAATAGCTGGAGAATTCTTTAAAATGTTGGGATATCAATAAATTTCCACTAGTTaaacaaatcaataaatttCCACATTATTTCTAAGTATTGTTTAACTTCAATAGCGTTTAAAAACAAATCCATAAAGTGATAAAGATTTGATCAGTTCTGTACAAATAGACTAATATGATTTTAGTATAGAGTTGAACATACATCTGAAAAGTCAACAAATGGTATAAGAGAAAGATGTAACATATTCAGGTGAATAAGTTAAAACTACTGATAGATTTTTATAATGCTTAATCATCTGACATAGGCTAAATCAATGGATGAAAACTTATCGAACTAAAACCGACAGACTCAAAAGGCAGCGGATAGAGCAAGATGAAGACATCTACTTAAATTGCGTATAAAAGAAAGCCTAACATATAACAATGctagtttctttgtttttccAAATTTCTTTGCGATGTTCATGTTAGAGATAAACTTGAAGATAACTTGATCCTTAAGTCATCTCCATCAGTTTACAATGCTTATTAGCAATTAACTCATCCCGGTTACTTATCAAACACGCAACAACCAAGTTAAAACCTAGCTTagatgattacaaaaaaaaatatccaaaacgcaaaagaaacaaatatgagGGAAGTGGAAGAAGAGCTCAATTGCTTTATCAAAATTTGTGTTTCAACAATAGTGTCAGTATCTTACTGTTACTACGTATCACCCAAAATAAAACCCGGTGTCTTTAGATTACTCTCTGTTCTCCCCGTATGTGCTTTGTTCTttgttcttcctctgtttctatCCTCTGCTCATCTCACTTTCATCACATCAAGTTTCCTCATAATGCATGCGAACTTTAAGCTTATACTCTTTGCCTTTGAAACAGGTCCTCTTTTTCCACTTCCCCCAAATCTCCCCCAATTCCTCTGTTTTACTTGCTTCCCCATCCATCCCAGACAAAACCATAAATATCAAGATCATTTCCCCAATGTCCTTTACGTCGTAAAGGTTTTGATCTTTTGTGTTGTGTTACATATTTATAACTACAGATACTATCTGCCTCAGATTATGCTACTGGGTCTTTATCCTTTGCATATATACTTGGCTCTTGAGATCTTCTTAACCCTCCTCAAAGTTGTGGTCACTATCACTTTTGGGTGCGAACCTGAGCCAGTGTTCAATGAACCATACTTAGCCACATCTCTTCAAGACTTCTGGAGTCGCCGGTGGAACCTCTCTGTCTCGGCTATTCTCCGATGGAGCGTCTACGGAGGAGACTATGTAAACACTCCGAGTGGTCTGTAATCATCGGTGTTTTGGCATCGTTCCTTGTCTCTGGTCTGTCTCACGAGCTACTTTTCTACCATGTAAACGGTGAGACACCTACAGGCCAGGTCACTTGCTTCTTTGTGTTTCATGGAGTTTGCTTGGTGGCCGAAGGGGCAGTGAAAAAGGTGGCCCGTGCACGGGGGTGGGTGATGAAACCG contains these protein-coding regions:
- the LOC108841257 gene encoding phosphatidylcholine:diacylglycerol cholinephosphotransferase 1-like, giving the protein MSQMDISTRTEEGGWRSKPSFMTWRARDVVYVMRHHWIPCLFAAGFLFVVSVESSIKMVSESSPPFDIGFVATESLHHLLASSPDLNTGLAALNSVLGVMQVSYIAWTWLIEGRPRATITALFLFTCRGVLGYCTQLPLSKEYLGSAIDFPLGNLSFFYFFSGHVAGTTIASLDMRRMQRLRLAMVFDILNVLQSIRLLATRGHYTIDLAGGVAAAILFDSLAGKYEANTRKRQL